attttttcacaATCATCAAGAAACTTCAGTTTCATCaataaaaaactgataaatgaATTCAAATGGCTTCTCTTCTTTCGCATACACTTGCTAGGCCTGTTTGGCTccgaatgtatacacacacatacacacacacaccacacacacagacgagGCAGTGCTCatgaaaaaatcattgtttttgttttcaaaatcatCAAGAAACTGAAgtgttatcaataaaaaaaaacttaaaaattaaccCAAATGAATTGAAACTTGAGTTTTAATCGATGGGATTAAACTGTTTTTTCCCCAATTTTAAAGAAAGTCGTCAATTTCCGAGATTCTGGTGGGAATATCTTTTCTCTCTTTGTTGACTaagtctgtttattttttctctctttcttcttggaCTCCAACGTTCTTGGAACCAACCCAGACGCATTCAGTGCTAAAAATTATCTTGGGTATGAACATATAAAcattggtgttgtgtgtgtggatatTCGCAAAGAAAACTAAGGGTTTTATTGATATCGTATTGATCGTGGATTATTATACTAGTGCTATCTCTTAGAGAATGTTATGATTTCAGTCATTTACATTTTCTGAAAGtacttttactttcattttctgaaagtcattttgctttcattttgaaagtaattttgctttcattttgaaagtacttttgcttttattttctgaaAGTACATTTACTTTCACTCTCTGAAAGTACTTTAACATTCATTTCCTAAAAGTACTTTAAGTATCCCTTTctgaaaatacatttgttttaattttctgaaagTACTTTAACTTTCCCTTTctgaaaatacttatactttCACTTTCTGAAAgtacttttacttttactttctgAAAGTACTTATACTTTCACTTTCTGAAAGTACTTTAACTTTCCCTTTCTGAAAGTGCTTTAACTTTCCCTTTCTGAAAGTACTGTTGCTTTCACAATCTaaaatctggtaaaaaaaaaaaaatcttttttatttttctccctctctGACCTTTCTGCTCAAACCTTGGTTCTCACTAGACCACttttatggtacaaaaaaaaaaagctactaaaCTTTTATTAAAAGATAAGTAGCAGATAAATCTGATCTAAAGAATTCTGTTTGTTTCCCTCTTCTGAAATTCCAGCTGAAACCTTGGTTTCTCCTCGTTTGCTTGCAAGGTGATAAACGTGCTTCCGCATCTCAGTGACTTAAACTGAAATTCTCCCACAAGCAGTTTGTGATATTGCCAACAGAAGACGCTGCTCTGAGCTAGCCAACAGAACAGGCTCTAGGGTAGACTCATTTCCCGCTAATGGCTAGCACCGTAGCTGCTTGATTGCgggaaaggagaaaaatattggCTAAACTTTATGCTTGTGGGTTTAACTGTTCAATTACATCTTCCAAGAAATCTTGAATAGCAAatcaatgatgataatgatgacacatattccatttttcgttttttttttgtgtgatttgaaGATGATAATTCAGTCTTGGATAATTGCAATTGGTTTGGTTTTGTTTAAATCGGTGATTACATAATTATTGATTAAATAATTATGtagataattataatttataaatgaacAGTTTTAAATCTTCTGGTAGCTTCAAAAGTGATGAACTTTatgatttagataaaaaaaaataataaatgataaagtgACAATTCCAATTGTcactttatcatttattatttattattgtctctctctctctctcagtcagtatAACTGGGCTTCCGGTCACACATATTAAGGAATGTCGTGACTGGTTGATATTTCATTGGCTGGTTGACAAGGACGGTCAAAACCCGTGGGCCAGTATGTAGCCAGATTCATGTCGCCAAAGTCATGTAACCAAATTCATGTAGGTACATTCATTTAGCTCATTTAGCCAAATTCAGGTAACAAAAGTCATGTGGCTAGATTCATGTAGCCAAACTCACGTAGCCCGATTCATCAATGAGGAAGAGTTACTTAATGATTATTGAATAAAACCCATCACTGAAAACACAactaatttaagaaatattaataaCATTGACGGCAATATACCAGCACAATATTAGTCGCTTGCTACACCTTCACAGACGGCTCATCAGCAGTGTGTCAAAACACCTACACACATTGCACCTACACTTGTTAGGTCTGTTTggttccttacacacacacacacgcacatagacAATACTGTGTTTATGAAACGCTTATCTATATTCCATGAAGAATCCTATGAAATGGGGAACGGTATAACAACAAAGACTCTTTCAGATTATAAGTATCATCTACTTGAACTTCCGcttaatatatatacttgtattatCTTTTTCACTGCAATTTTCATCATTCGAGAGAAATGCGAGGGAGAGAATGGCGGAAATAAAGACGGAGagacatgagaaaaaaaaaaaaagagatagatgGACTGAAGAGGGTAAAACAGAGACACATGGAAAAGGCTCATTGAATAACGACGACCCCGCCTAGGGATCCAgctaagacgaagaagtagaaaaaaaaagaaataataacagtTAAAGTTTGAATCATCCATCCTTAAGCAGCCTGCAAGCGGACGGCCAACTTAACTGCATGTAATATCTTCGGAGCAAAGCAATGCAGTGCCATCTCTGTCCTTGTGCTATTCCTGGGCATTCGGTGCCACCGCGGCTGGTGCCACGAGTAGGGTATGATGATGCACGCCTGCCCGCCTGCGAGGGTATAGGCGATGGCGATGCCATTGGCCTGTACCCTAACCTGAAGAGAGAACATGCGTTTTAATACTTGTTGTCCGTTTGAGTAGTACATCTAGAGGCTAAAGATAGATCGGCATTGACAGGTAAGGAGGTTGGGGAGGGGTGTTTACTTAGGCCCCCCTGGAGTCTCTTGAAGTTTACTGAGGTTTTCTGGAGTTTCCCGAAGTCTCGTGAAGTCTCATGAAGTCTCGTGAAGTTTCCTGAAGTCTCCTGAAGTTTCCTAAACTCTCCTGAAGTTTCCTGAAATCTCTCGAAGGCTCCTGGGGTTTCTTGATGTCCCATGAAGTTTTCTGGCCTGTCCTGATGTTTCCCAGAGTTTCATGAATTCTCCAGAAGTTTCCTGAAGTCTCATGAAGTTTCCCCCGATATCTAAGGTTGCTACGTCTTGGCTTCGGGTCCAAATGCTGCAGTAGGCAAAGGATTGCTTCGGAGCAACTGGTGATTGCTTCGGAGCAACTGATGATTGCTTCAGAGCAACTGATGATTGCTTCAGAGCAACTGATGATTGCTTCAGAGCAACTGATGATTGCTTCGAGCAACTGATGATTGCTTCAGAGCAACTGATGATTGCTTCAGAGCAACTGATGATTGCTTTCGGAGCAACTGATGATTGCTTATAGCAACTGATGATTGCTTTGGAGCAACTGATGATTGCTTTGGAGCAACTGATGATTGCTTTGGAGCAACTGATGATTGCTTTGGAGCAACTGATGATTGCTTTGGAGCAACTGATGATTGCTTTGGAGCACTGATGATTGTTTTGGAGCAATGATGATTGCTTTGGATGCAACTGATGATTGTTTTTTGGAAGCAACTGATGATTGCTTCAGCAACTGATGATTGCTTCAGAGCAACTGATGATTGCTTTGGAGCAACTGATGATTGCTTCGGAGCAACTGATGATTGCTTCAGAGCAACTGATGATTGCTTCGGAGCAACTGATGATTGCTTTGAGCAACTGTGATTGTTGCAACTGATGATTGCTTCGGAGCAACTGATGATTGCTTTGGAGCAACTGATGATTGCTTCGGAGCAACTGATTATTGCTTCGGAGCAACTGATGATTGCTTTGGAGCAACTGATGATTGCTTTGGAGCAACTGATGATTGCTTTGGAGCAACTGATGATTGCTTTGGAGCAACTGATGATTGCTTTGGAGCAACTGATGATTGCTTCAGAGCAACTGATGATTGCTTGCAACTGATGATTGCTTTGGAGCTATTGATTGCTTCAGAGCAACGGTATTGCTTCAGCAACCTATTTTTGCTTCTGACACTGTGGTAAACTACCACTGTATCGCTCCTTGTAACCCGCTAATGGCGTGATAAGAGCGGGAAATGTTTTGACTTGATTAATTACTAAACAAACGTTTTCATAAGATAATGTCGTTCAAGTGGGAATGACGGTGCTATATTTTTTTCTCGAGTATGGAGGTATGATgtaacctgtgtgtgtgtgtgtgtttgtgtgtgcgtgaaaCGGAAGCATACCGGTATCATgaaactcttttctctctcttttctctctctctcctctctctctctctctctctctctctctctctcttaaacaaaaacataaaggtatcatgaaacttttttttgttttttttttttctctctttctctctcatatctgCGAAAAAAGCAGGAATTTAtcatccaacctctctctctatctctctctctctctgtaaaataaaagcataatgATAACatgcaacttctctctctctctctgtgtaaataAAAGCATAATGATAACATGaaacctttctcctct
This is a stretch of genomic DNA from Macrobrachium nipponense isolate FS-2020 chromosome 38, ASM1510439v2, whole genome shotgun sequence. It encodes these proteins:
- the LOC135209494 gene encoding uncharacterized protein LOC135209494, producing the protein MIALEQLMIALEQLMIALEQLMIALEQLMIALEQLMIQLMIALEQLMIASEQLIIASEQLMIALEQLMIALEQLMIALEQLMIALEQLMIALEQLMIASEQLMIACN